The following coding sequences are from one Pseudomonas mendocina window:
- a CDS encoding nitronate monooxygenase family protein, with protein sequence MSLPALLEQRLRLPLVAAPMFLVSNPALVSACCNSGIVGSFPALNQRESAGFSAWLDEISASLTADAAPFAVNLIVHQSNPRLQADLAICVERRVPIVITSLGAVKEVVDAVHSYGGLVFHDVTTRRHAEKAAEAGVDGLIAVAAGAGGHAGTWSPFALLAEIRQFFDKTVLLSGCLNHGHEILAAQLLGADLAYMGTRFIATTENNASQAYKEMILGARAADIIHTPAVSGVPASFMRQSLEQAGFDLKQLQNKADINYGEKLKPMDEEAKAWKTVWSAGQGVGGIDDLPSVQALVARLDNEYRAALTQSQQLGQRWPR encoded by the coding sequence ATGTCTCTGCCTGCCCTGCTCGAGCAACGCCTGCGTTTACCCCTGGTAGCCGCCCCGATGTTCCTGGTATCCAACCCTGCCCTGGTCAGCGCCTGCTGCAACAGCGGTATCGTCGGTAGCTTCCCGGCACTGAACCAACGTGAAAGCGCAGGTTTCAGCGCCTGGCTGGATGAGATTTCCGCCAGCCTGACAGCCGACGCCGCGCCCTTTGCCGTCAACCTGATCGTTCACCAGAGTAACCCGCGGCTGCAGGCGGATCTGGCGATCTGCGTCGAGCGCCGCGTACCTATCGTCATCACCAGCCTCGGCGCGGTGAAGGAAGTGGTCGACGCGGTGCATAGCTACGGTGGTCTGGTGTTCCATGACGTAACCACCCGTCGACATGCCGAGAAAGCCGCCGAAGCGGGCGTCGACGGCCTGATCGCCGTTGCTGCCGGTGCCGGCGGACATGCTGGCACCTGGAGCCCGTTTGCCCTGCTGGCCGAGATACGCCAGTTCTTCGACAAAACCGTACTGCTGTCAGGCTGCCTCAACCATGGCCACGAAATTCTCGCGGCGCAGTTGCTCGGCGCCGACCTGGCCTACATGGGCACCCGCTTCATCGCCACGACCGAGAACAATGCCTCGCAGGCTTACAAGGAGATGATCCTGGGCGCCCGAGCTGCCGACATCATCCATACCCCCGCCGTCTCCGGCGTACCGGCCAGCTTCATGCGCCAGAGCCTGGAACAGGCCGGCTTCGACCTGAAGCAACTGCAGAACAAGGCCGATATCAACTACGGTGAGAAGCTCAAGCCGATGGATGAAGAAGCCAAGGCCTGGAAAACCGTGTGGTCGGCCGGCCAGGGCGTCGGCGGTATCGATGACCTGCCATCGGTACAAGCACTCGTGGCACGACTGGACAACGAGTACCGCGCCGCACTGACGCAGAGCCAGCAATTGGGACAACGCTGGCCCCGATGA
- the hemJ gene encoding protoporphyrinogen oxidase HemJ: MLYLWLKALHIIAMVCWFAGLFYLPRLFVYHAMSSDTISHERFCIMERKLYRGIMIPSMILTLALGIWLLSLNPSYYFSQGWMHAKLTLVIALVIYHHLCGTQLKRFARGENSRGHVFYRWFNEAPVLALLGIVILVVVRPF; encoded by the coding sequence ATGCTCTACCTATGGCTCAAGGCCCTGCACATCATTGCCATGGTCTGCTGGTTCGCTGGTCTGTTCTACCTGCCGCGCCTGTTCGTCTACCACGCCATGAGCAGCGATACCATCAGCCACGAGCGTTTCTGCATCATGGAGCGCAAGCTCTATCGCGGCATCATGATCCCGTCGATGATTCTCACCCTGGCTCTCGGCATCTGGCTGCTGAGCCTCAACCCCAGCTACTACTTCAGCCAAGGCTGGATGCACGCCAAGCTCACGCTGGTCATCGCCCTGGTGATCTATCACCACCTGTGCGGTACTCAGCTCAAGCGTTTCGCTCGCGGCGAGAACAGCCGCGGCCATGTGTTCTACCGCTGGTTCAACGAGGCGCCGGTACTGGCGTTGCTCGGCATCGTCATCCTGGTCGTCGTTCGCCCTTTCTGA
- the argC gene encoding N-acetyl-gamma-glutamyl-phosphate reductase, translating into MIKVGIVGGTGYTGVELLRLLAQHPQAEVAVITSRSEAGLRVDEMYPNLRGHYPDLAFSVPDVATLGACDVVFFATPHGVAHALAGELLAAGTRVIDLSADFRLQDAEEWAKWYGQPHGAPELLSEAVYGLPEVNREAIKAARLIAVPGCYPTAAQLGLIPLLEAGLADTASLIADCKSGVSGAGRGASVGSLFCEAGESMKAYAVKGHRHLPEIRQGLRLAAGSDVGLTFVPHLTPMIRGIHATLYARVADTSVDLQALFEKRYANEPFVDVMPAGSHPETRSVRGGNVCRIAVHRPQGGDLVVVLSVIDNLVKGASGQAVQNMNILFGLDERLGLSHAALLP; encoded by the coding sequence ATGATCAAGGTCGGTATCGTCGGCGGCACGGGCTACACCGGTGTCGAACTGCTGCGTCTGCTGGCGCAACATCCGCAGGCAGAAGTGGCCGTGATCACTTCCCGTTCCGAGGCCGGCCTGCGCGTCGACGAGATGTACCCGAACCTGCGTGGCCATTACCCGGATCTCGCTTTCAGCGTGCCGGACGTCGCCACGTTGGGTGCCTGTGACGTGGTGTTCTTCGCCACGCCGCATGGCGTTGCACATGCCCTGGCAGGTGAGCTGCTGGCCGCCGGCACGCGGGTTATCGACCTGTCCGCCGACTTCCGCCTGCAGGACGCCGAGGAGTGGGCCAAGTGGTACGGTCAGCCACATGGCGCGCCGGAGCTGCTGAGCGAGGCGGTATACGGCCTGCCCGAGGTCAACCGTGAGGCGATCAAGGCAGCGCGCCTGATTGCCGTGCCTGGTTGCTATCCGACAGCCGCTCAGCTTGGTCTTATTCCGCTGCTCGAAGCCGGTCTGGCCGATACCGCCAGTCTGATCGCCGACTGCAAGAGCGGTGTCAGTGGTGCGGGGCGCGGAGCCAGTGTCGGTTCTCTGTTCTGCGAGGCGGGCGAAAGCATGAAAGCCTACGCAGTGAAGGGCCATCGCCATCTCCCGGAAATTCGCCAAGGCCTGCGCCTGGCTGCTGGCAGTGATGTCGGCCTGACTTTCGTGCCACATCTGACGCCGATGATTCGCGGCATTCACGCCACTCTCTACGCCCGTGTGGCCGATACCTCGGTGGATCTCCAGGCGCTGTTCGAGAAGCGTTACGCGAATGAACCCTTCGTCGACGTGATGCCGGCCGGTAGTCATCCGGAAACCCGTAGCGTGCGTGGCGGCAACGTCTGCCGCATCGCCGTGCACCGCCCACAGGGTGGCGATCTGGTCGTGGTGCTGTCGGTGATCGATAACCTGGTCAAGGGGGCATCGGGCCAAGCCGTGCAGAACATGAACATTCTCTTTGGTCTCGATGAGCGCCTCGGTCTGTCCCATGCGGCCCTGCTGCCGTGA
- a CDS encoding DUF6776 family protein produces MTPAWEVRLSDPRRDRRRRWLLFLLLLAVPAAFLIGMYWPQQQFQQRQGDDQALLTRLAEQDQELELLRQRLAVVGSSDKVSQQAIEQNRRTIKLLEEQIFKQQQDLAFYKGVLAPASRREGIRLRAFELQATDVPQRFRYKVLMSRVGTSDEPLQGQLRITIEGKQGGKDVSLELSALSDEVNESAIPFSFKHFQSFPEAGRFGELQLPDGFEPLQVKVRAEVEGDKPLDRTFDWIKSGVIPTHVE; encoded by the coding sequence GTGACACCGGCCTGGGAGGTTCGCCTCAGCGATCCACGTCGTGATCGCCGGCGCCGTTGGCTGTTGTTTCTGTTGCTGCTGGCCGTGCCGGCAGCATTCCTGATCGGCATGTACTGGCCTCAGCAACAGTTTCAGCAGCGTCAGGGTGATGATCAGGCGCTGCTCACCCGTCTGGCTGAGCAGGATCAGGAACTGGAGTTGTTACGTCAGCGCCTGGCCGTGGTCGGCAGCAGTGACAAGGTCAGCCAGCAGGCCATCGAGCAGAACCGTCGTACCATCAAGCTGCTCGAGGAGCAGATCTTCAAGCAGCAGCAGGATTTGGCTTTCTACAAAGGCGTACTGGCTCCGGCCAGCCGCCGCGAAGGCATTCGTCTGCGTGCCTTTGAGTTGCAAGCGACGGATGTACCGCAACGTTTCCGCTACAAAGTGCTGATGAGCCGCGTCGGTACCAGCGATGAGCCGCTGCAGGGGCAGTTGCGCATCACCATCGAAGGCAAGCAGGGCGGCAAGGACGTCAGTCTGGAGCTGTCGGCGCTGTCCGATGAGGTGAACGAGAGTGCCATTCCGTTCTCCTTCAAGCACTTTCAGTCTTTCCCCGAGGCCGGACGCTTCGGTGAGCTGCAACTGCCTGACGGTTTCGAGCCGCTACAGGTCAAGGTTCGTGCGGAGGTCGAAGGTGACAAACCGCTGGATCGTACGTTCGATTGGATAAAATCAGGAGTGATACCCACCCATGTGGAATAA
- a CDS encoding polymer-forming cytoskeletal protein has protein sequence MWNKDKAKPDLQRFSGKTSLIAAGAELVGDMRFQGAVQVDGRVTGNLLATEGLVRVSVGGMVEGEIRAPHIVIDGEVIGDVFSSGHLELGSRSRVRGNLHYGLMEMAMGAQIEGRLYHLKDGERPLELPATVDAEQ, from the coding sequence ATGTGGAATAAAGACAAGGCCAAGCCCGATTTGCAGCGTTTCAGCGGCAAAACCAGTCTGATCGCCGCTGGTGCCGAGCTGGTGGGTGATATGCGCTTTCAGGGCGCGGTGCAGGTAGATGGCCGGGTCACCGGTAATCTGCTGGCGACCGAGGGGCTGGTGCGAGTCAGCGTGGGCGGTATGGTTGAAGGTGAGATTCGCGCCCCCCATATCGTGATCGACGGTGAGGTAATCGGGGATGTCTTCTCCAGCGGTCACCTTGAGCTGGGTTCGCGCTCCCGGGTGCGTGGCAACCTGCACTACGGGCTCATGGAAATGGCCATGGGGGCGCAGATCGAAGGCCGGCTCTATCACCTGAAAGATGGCGAGCGGCCGCTGGAGCTTCCGGCGACAGTGGATGCCGAGCAATAG
- the erpA gene encoding iron-sulfur cluster insertion protein ErpA, producing the protein MSVETFTPAPLHFTQGAASKVKTLVDEEGNPRLKLRVFVTGGGCSGFQYGFTFDEDIAEDDTIVEREGVSLVVDAMSFQYLAGSEVDYQEGLEGSRFVIKNPNATTTCGCGSSFSI; encoded by the coding sequence ATGAGCGTCGAAACCTTCACCCCTGCCCCCTTGCACTTCACCCAAGGTGCGGCCAGCAAGGTGAAGACCCTGGTCGATGAAGAGGGTAATCCACGCCTGAAACTGCGCGTGTTCGTCACGGGCGGCGGTTGCTCGGGCTTTCAATATGGCTTCACCTTCGATGAAGACATTGCTGAAGATGACACCATCGTCGAGCGCGAAGGGGTCAGTCTGGTGGTCGATGCCATGAGCTTCCAGTACCTGGCAGGCTCGGAGGTCGATTATCAGGAAGGCCTGGAAGGCTCGCGTTTCGTGATCAAGAACCCCAACGCCACCACGACGTGTGGCTGTGGTTCGTCTTTCTCGATCTGA